In one window of Haloprofundus halophilus DNA:
- a CDS encoding acyltransferase has protein sequence MTKRHISLPLAAEEGVRAFIDEVDERLSGEEDTCDVVQDVLIDLYGDREAYERWQAGEDVSNAERVRLQGYDPCNSTLESEYYAEKDEEKFKRSKHLQWLWRQFDATPMADNVEFALRFRQMLADHLFEEAGENLRLFKGITMTYGHNIRVGDNTVVHDDVHLDDRGKLTIGNRVSISDGVHLYSHDHDIVDQTAVKNFHTVVEDDARVTYDAMVRAGCRVGENSVVGARSVVQGDVPAHHVAVGTPAKSVKIKPGWEDEAEPLEAGGENRQAEREIPYDLPEGVDVFDEFGRDFESSN, from the coding sequence ATGACAAAACGTCACATCTCGCTCCCCCTCGCGGCCGAGGAAGGAGTTCGAGCCTTCATCGACGAGGTTGACGAACGACTCTCCGGCGAGGAGGACACCTGTGACGTGGTCCAAGACGTACTTATCGACCTCTACGGCGACCGCGAGGCGTACGAGCGCTGGCAGGCGGGCGAAGACGTATCGAACGCCGAGCGCGTCCGCCTGCAGGGGTACGACCCGTGTAACTCGACGTTGGAGTCCGAGTACTACGCCGAGAAGGACGAGGAGAAGTTCAAGCGCTCGAAGCATCTCCAGTGGCTCTGGCGGCAGTTCGACGCGACGCCGATGGCCGACAACGTGGAGTTCGCCCTCCGGTTCCGACAGATGCTCGCCGACCACCTGTTCGAGGAGGCCGGCGAGAACCTCCGCCTGTTCAAGGGCATCACGATGACGTACGGCCACAACATCCGCGTCGGCGACAACACCGTCGTCCACGACGACGTCCACCTCGACGACCGGGGCAAACTCACTATCGGGAATCGCGTCTCCATCTCCGACGGCGTCCACCTCTACAGCCACGACCACGACATCGTCGACCAGACCGCGGTGAAGAACTTCCACACCGTCGTCGAGGACGACGCGCGCGTCACCTACGACGCGATGGTCCGCGCCGGCTGCAGAGTCGGCGAGAACAGCGTCGTCGGGGCGCGGTCGGTCGTACAGGGTGACGTTCCCGCCCACCACGTCGCCGTCGGCACGCCCGCGAAGAGCGTGAAAATCAAGCCGGGGTGGGAGGACGAAGCCGAACCGCTGGAGGCCGGCGGCGAGAACCGACAGGCCGAGCGCGAGATTCCGTACGACCTCCCCGAGGGTGTCGACGTGTTCGACGAGTTCGGACGCGACTTCGAGTCGTCGAACTGA
- a CDS encoding DUF7577 domain-containing protein yields the protein MRALWGWILVYVLGLVVLQLLVYRYLGGEGGAFAEADSAIARRGGSGDESAEREMAHDRTAAASLSPAMSAATTEAFRKSATERICPHCGVENEADTTFTFCRNCAQRLG from the coding sequence ATGCGTGCACTGTGGGGATGGATACTCGTGTACGTGCTCGGGTTGGTCGTGCTCCAACTGCTCGTCTACCGATATCTCGGGGGCGAGGGCGGCGCGTTCGCCGAGGCCGACAGCGCAATCGCGCGGCGCGGCGGGAGCGGCGACGAATCCGCAGAGCGCGAGATGGCCCACGATCGAACCGCGGCCGCGAGCCTGAGTCCGGCGATGTCGGCGGCGACGACGGAGGCGTTCCGGAAGTCGGCGACAGAGCGCATCTGTCCGCACTGCGGCGTCGAGAACGAAGCGGACACGACGTTCACGTTCTGCCGCAACTGCGCCCAGCGGCTTGGGTGA
- a CDS encoding Nmad3 family putative nucleotide modification protein produces MTRSIAINVAANTNLPGFRGPVYPDGRFEYVPIPERAGTSERVPTYGDLSFGFDLPESVLDTSVHLDPAFAGVHGATRHTYGDEHGVKAGPLSELSPGDSLFFYATLSLHGGAPTSDRVVDDDWGTYLIGEFRVRRAVTGEQYEALSSTERERFAENAHVKRDPFDAKVLVEGDEKSRLFERVVPLSSREAGATANRLVTELSNDSGKGPWWRRRFWYDEPATAELRAIVDGGGREAAGAPWFG; encoded by the coding sequence GTGACTCGGAGTATCGCCATCAACGTCGCCGCGAACACGAACCTCCCCGGCTTCCGCGGACCGGTGTATCCGGACGGTCGGTTCGAGTACGTCCCGATTCCGGAGCGAGCGGGGACGAGCGAGCGAGTGCCGACCTACGGCGACCTCTCGTTCGGCTTCGACCTCCCGGAGTCGGTGCTCGATACGTCGGTCCATCTCGACCCGGCGTTCGCGGGCGTTCACGGCGCGACGCGGCACACCTACGGCGACGAGCACGGCGTCAAAGCCGGACCGCTCTCGGAGCTGTCGCCGGGCGACTCGCTGTTCTTCTACGCGACGCTGAGTCTCCACGGCGGCGCACCCACCTCGGACCGCGTCGTCGACGACGACTGGGGGACCTACCTCATCGGCGAGTTCCGCGTTCGTCGGGCGGTGACCGGCGAGCAGTACGAGGCGCTCTCGTCGACCGAACGGGAGCGATTCGCCGAGAACGCCCACGTCAAGCGCGACCCGTTCGACGCGAAGGTGCTCGTCGAAGGCGACGAGAAGTCGAGACTGTTCGAGCGCGTCGTCCCGTTGAGTTCGCGCGAGGCGGGGGCGACGGCGAACCGCCTCGTCACCGAACTGTCGAACGACTCCGGAAAGGGTCCGTGGTGGCGGCGACGCTTCTGGTACGACGAGCCGGCGACGGCGGAGCTTCGAGCGATTGTCGACGGAGGCGGCCGAGAGGCGGCCGGTGCGCCGTGGTTCGGATAG
- a CDS encoding CNNM domain-containing protein — MESSTVAVLGVVATGVLLVCSAFFSSSETAIFSLSTEWVEQQSTTGDRRAQLLRTLRDDPHRLLVTLLVGNNVVNIAISSIVTVLIASYLPPGVAIAATTLLTSCLVLIFGEIVPKAYGLGNAENWSLRVASPIRLVERALSPIITVFDAITRRISALITADPDIEKPYTE, encoded by the coding sequence ATGGAGAGTTCGACCGTAGCAGTTCTCGGAGTCGTAGCGACGGGCGTCTTGCTCGTGTGCAGCGCGTTCTTTTCGAGTTCGGAGACGGCCATCTTCTCGCTGTCGACGGAGTGGGTAGAGCAGCAGTCGACGACGGGAGACCGCCGCGCGCAACTGCTTCGGACGTTGCGCGACGACCCGCATCGGCTGCTGGTGACGCTGCTGGTCGGCAACAACGTCGTGAACATCGCGATTTCGAGTATCGTGACCGTTCTCATCGCCAGCTATCTCCCGCCCGGAGTGGCTATCGCGGCGACGACGCTTCTCACGAGCTGTCTCGTCCTGATATTCGGCGAAATCGTCCCGAAAGCCTACGGGCTCGGCAACGCGGAAAACTGGTCGCTACGCGTCGCGTCACCCATCCGGCTCGTCGAGCGGGCGCTCTCGCCCATCATCACGGTGTTCGACGCGATAACTCGGCGGATCAGCGCGCTCATCACTGCCGATCCCGACATCGAGAAGCCGTACACGGAGTGA
- a CDS encoding PQQ-dependent sugar dehydrogenase encodes MNRRTYLGLAGVVALGGCLDDPTTSDPPGNDSAEPSTDDAETTSPPPQTIQHETVVTGLEIPWGAAWRDGDLYLTERLGRIVRIPDGEGNPEELLTVDDVVQDGEGGLLGLVFHPNEPAAYTYHTYSGGEYEFTNRIVRHDLENGWEWEPIVDDIPGDVIHDGGRLAVYEDSLLATVGDANDRDRAQDTDSLNGKVLRLTFDGEPHPDNPFDNEVFTYGHRNPQGLAFRQGTIFSTEHGPAENDEVNVLEAGNNYGWPEVGGTESTDEYTGAITEYTPTIAPASATFYDGPYREWQGDFFFGTLAGEHLRRLRIDGTEVVEDEPLYEGEFGRLRTVFTGPDGHLYAVTSNRDGRGEPRDGDDRVVRFFPEAE; translated from the coding sequence ATGAACCGACGGACCTATCTCGGCCTCGCCGGCGTCGTCGCCCTCGGCGGTTGCCTCGACGACCCGACCACTTCCGACCCGCCCGGAAACGACTCCGCCGAGCCGTCGACGGACGACGCCGAGACCACCTCCCCGCCGCCGCAGACCATCCAGCACGAGACGGTGGTCACGGGGCTGGAGATTCCGTGGGGAGCGGCGTGGCGCGACGGCGACCTCTACCTCACCGAGCGCCTCGGGCGAATCGTCCGAATCCCCGACGGGGAGGGCAACCCCGAGGAACTGCTCACCGTCGACGACGTCGTCCAGGACGGCGAGGGCGGCCTCCTGGGGCTGGTGTTTCACCCGAACGAACCGGCGGCGTACACGTACCACACGTACTCCGGCGGCGAGTACGAGTTCACGAACCGTATCGTCCGCCACGACCTCGAAAACGGCTGGGAGTGGGAGCCCATCGTCGACGACATCCCCGGCGACGTCATCCACGACGGCGGTCGCCTCGCCGTCTACGAGGACAGCCTCCTGGCCACCGTCGGCGACGCGAACGACCGCGACCGCGCGCAGGACACCGACTCGCTCAACGGGAAGGTGCTCCGGTTGACGTTCGACGGGGAGCCGCATCCGGACAACCCCTTCGACAACGAGGTGTTCACCTACGGTCACCGCAACCCGCAGGGACTCGCCTTCCGGCAGGGGACCATCTTCTCGACGGAACACGGCCCCGCCGAGAACGACGAGGTGAACGTGCTCGAAGCGGGCAACAACTACGGCTGGCCGGAGGTCGGCGGCACCGAGAGCACCGACGAGTACACCGGCGCTATCACCGAGTACACCCCGACCATCGCCCCCGCGAGCGCGACGTTCTACGACGGTCCGTACCGCGAGTGGCAGGGCGACTTCTTCTTCGGAACGCTCGCCGGCGAACACCTCCGCCGCCTCCGCATCGACGGTACGGAGGTCGTCGAAGACGAACCCCTGTACGAGGGCGAGTTCGGTCGGCTCCGGACGGTGTTCACCGGTCCGGACGGCCACCTCTACGCCGTGACGAGCAACCGCGACGGGCGGGGCGAGCCGCGCGACGGCGACGACAGGGTCGTCCGCTTTTTCCCCGAAGCGGAGTAA
- a CDS encoding NAD+ synthase encodes MSSDTPILDDTAPLDLRLSDEELEATREHVVSFIRSVVDDAGAEGAVLGLSGGIDSTLTAYLAVEALGEEGLHGLVMPSSVNTEENMSDAERVAQMLEISYDVIEIQPIAEQFFAAFPEAAEDRMAAGNVYVRTRGVLGYFVANHKNRIVLGTGNRSEAMTGYFTKYGDQAVDCNPIGNLYKQQVRQLAAHVGVPEDLVTKTPSAEMWLEQTDEEEMGISYDALDAILALHVDGPLSTAATARHLDVTESQIARVEQLVAQSAHKRSMPPAPDALEL; translated from the coding sequence ATGAGTAGCGACACGCCGATTCTCGACGACACTGCACCGCTGGACCTCCGCCTCTCCGACGAGGAACTCGAAGCGACGCGCGAACACGTCGTCTCGTTCATCCGGAGCGTCGTCGACGACGCCGGCGCAGAGGGCGCGGTGCTCGGTCTCTCGGGGGGCATCGACAGCACGCTGACCGCCTACCTCGCCGTGGAGGCGCTCGGCGAGGAGGGGCTCCACGGCCTCGTGATGCCGAGTTCGGTCAACACCGAGGAGAACATGAGCGACGCCGAGCGCGTCGCGCAGATGCTCGAAATCTCCTACGACGTAATCGAGATTCAGCCCATCGCCGAGCAGTTCTTCGCCGCCTTCCCCGAGGCGGCCGAGGACCGGATGGCCGCCGGGAACGTCTACGTGCGCACTCGGGGCGTGCTGGGCTACTTCGTCGCCAACCACAAGAACCGAATCGTCCTGGGGACGGGCAACCGCAGCGAGGCGATGACCGGTTACTTCACCAAGTACGGCGACCAGGCCGTCGACTGCAACCCCATCGGCAACCTATACAAACAGCAGGTTCGCCAGCTCGCCGCCCACGTCGGCGTCCCCGAGGACCTCGTGACGAAGACGCCCTCCGCCGAGATGTGGCTCGAACAAACTGACGAAGAGGAGATGGGCATCAGCTACGACGCGCTCGACGCGATTCTCGCGCTGCACGTCGACGGCCCGCTGTCGACGGCGGCGACGGCGCGGCACCTCGACGTGACCGAATCACAGATAGCGCGCGTCGAACAGTTGGTCGCTCAGAGCGCTCACAAGCGGTCGATGCCGCCCGCGCCCGACGCGCTGGAGTTGTAA